CAGTCCCCGGTCTCGATGATACAACTTTATTTCCGTGTTTTGTGTTCCTGGTCGATGTGGTAGTTATTGTTGCCGTATTATCATATCAttcccccccagtgttcgaatgcgaagaatgcgaatttgaacactggaagttttgcacctttgaagattccactagtgaatgattagataatcttcagttcgatagcaaactttacttccccttaggaactTTTGCTATCAAGCTaaagattatctaacaatccccCGGTGTCTTGCACTTGTGAATGGTCTGGTAATCTTTGTCCGATAACAAACTTTATTTCTCGGTAGGAATTTTGCTAccgagcaaaagactatctaactgCTCTGCAATGGCTCGTCGCctgcatgccttgtcatttaaaggtcttatttaTGCTGACGAAGCTTCTTCTGTAGTATGCTTTTCGTTGCTGCCTCATTAGAAACCTTGCTAAAAAAACCCAAtagggacaaaaactggacgagaGAAAAAAAGTACatcacatactttcagtataggcgaagctcatcagcaatagtatcttttgaggtgtgcacaTTCCAGTTGCTCGGCAACTTTACTCCGTCTTGATTTTCCAATTTGTATGATCCTTTCCCAGTGATAGATGAAACCCGGTAgaggccttcccatgttggacctagctttcctgcgttgagctcccgggtgttctgagttaccttccttaaaaccaagtctcctactatgaaataacggaggttggctcttcgattgcaatatctttccattctttgCTTTTGGGCTGCCATCCTTATATACGCCAAGTCCTTGCGTTTGTCGAGCAACTCTAATttgactaacattgcttcatTATTTGTTTCTTCATCCACCCAAAAATATCTCAGGGtaggttctcctacttccaccgTGATCAGGGCTTCTTCTCCGTACACAAGAGCAAAAATAGTCTCCCCCAGGCTTGATTTGGCCGTTATTCGAACACCCATAGTACTCCTGGTAGCTCTTCGAGCTATTTGCCTTTGGCTGCTtctaatctctttttgagattttgtataatcaccttgtttgttgattctggtTAATCGTTTACGCTCGGGTGATAGGGTAAcgatgtgatccttttgatttttaagtcttcaaggaattttgtgacctttgcgcctataaattaTGGCCCGTTATTgcaggctatctcttttggtatcctgaatctgcaaattatattctcccccaaGAAATCTACCATTTCGTAttcgccgatcttctgataaggacctgctttaatacacttagaaaaatagtcagttcaAATCAAAAGATATCTTACCTTACCGGGGACCGGTGGCAGCGACCgactatatccatcccccactTTATGAATgaccatggtgacaaaactgaGCGTAGTGGATCTGCCAGTTGATGTACGAACGGTGCGTCGCATTGACATATATCACTTTTTTGAACATAAGCCTTGGCATCTTGCTCCAtccggggccagtagtatccttcCCTAATTAATTTTAACACTATGGAATCTGCGCCTACATGATTTATGCATATCtcttcgtggacttctcgcataacatagtTAGCTTCGGAGGCTCCCAAACATCAGGCCAACGAGCCTTGGAAAGTTCTTCTATAAAATTGTCCTCCCTTGAAGTTGTATCTAATTGCTTTAGTGTGCAGCACCCGAGATGCCTTGGGATCTTCAGGAAATTTTCCGTGCTTGAGATAGTCAATGATCTCATTGCTCCAGTCCCATACTAAATTAGTTGCGTTTACCTCATAATATCTATCTGTGTTCAATACCAAATACATAAGCTGTACGACCATATCGGAGTCCGATTCCTTCATTTATGTGGACGATCCAAGATTAGCTAGTGCATCTGCTTCCGCATTATCTTCCCTCAGGATGTGCGTAATTGACCATTCCTTGAGCCGAGCGAGCAGAACCTGGACTTTCACTACATATtgttgcatgcattcctctttggCTTTGAAGATCCCGTATACCTGATTTACTACCAACTGGGAGTCATATTTTATTTCTATGACCTCAGAGTCTAGTCCCAGGCCAGCTCAAGTCATGCAATAGAAGCTTCATACTATTcttcattgttagtcagaggAAGAGTTCTTATgtcttgccttagggtttctcccaaGGGCGTGATTAACACTATGtcgagcccggacccctttacattggaagctccgtctgtgaacaaggtccaaactcctgatgttgaTTCTAACATCATCACTGCTTCTTTGATAGCCAAAGGAAACAGTACCGGACTGAAGTTGGCCACAAAGTCAGctaaaacttgtgacttaatcgcagttattgatttatattctatgtcaaattcactcatttcgattgCCCACTTGGCCAACATACCTGAAAGTTCAGGTTTATGAAGAATATTCTGCAGAGGAAAAGTGGTCACCACGGCTatcggatgacattggaaattaggcctaagctttcgatcagcaactacgagagctaaggccaatttttccaTATATGGGTAGCAAGTTTCCACTCCTATTAATAttatactaacataataaataggagattgcgtacctttgtccTCACTGACTAAGAtgacacttaccgctacctccgtgACCACTAAGTAGATCATCAACTATTCGCCTTCCTCCGGTTTTGATAGTAATGGAGGACTTGACAAATACATTTTCAAATATATCTaagcctgctgacattccggagtccattcgaagttgttcttctttttgagaagTGAAAAGAGATGATGGCATTTCTCCAAAGACCGggaaatgaatctgctcaaaACGGCCAGTATCCTTGTCAACCTTTGAACCCCTTTCATGCTTGGTAACTGAtccgggatgtcttcgatggatTTAATTTTGTCGGGGTTAACCTCGATCCTCCTTTGCGACACTAGGAATCCcaggaacttaccggagctgCACCCGAATGcatacttctcggggttaagcttcatgttgtgctttcttacgatgtcaaaggtttcctgcaagtgtttaagatgatcacttgcattcaaagacttaaccaacgtatcatctatgtaaacttccatggcTTTCCCTATTTATTTCTCGAACATTTTTTTTACGACCGCTGAGAAGTGGCCCCGACGTTCTTTATCCCAAAAggtatcacattataacaatatgttccaaaGTTCCTTATGaacaaagttttttcctgatccgcCCGATttatcttgatttggttgtacccagagtaagcatcgaggaaactcattaactcgtgccctgccgttgcatcaatcatttgatcaatgtttgggaacgggaatgagtcttttgggcacgtgatgtcgcccaaactcacaccacaaatataggtagtgaggcggtcgaagcaataataaaacccaacgcaagtcggggtcgaatcctcagggagttagaattgggattaggtatatatttagtgtaattgtacaatatgccttagattacacttccacattcttgtttgttgtttctacttctactttaaacttttgactgcaattataaaactagaagacaatatttttgattttggttgttttctaaatgataaaagatctagggtcatgactttcacctaggtggttacctaatagGTTGAGAACTCTAGGACAAGCCTTATTGGTCAGGGCTGTAATATAGGAATTACacacaattacccactctatacctctcgatagtttgagtgattttgcccaatttgactttctcaagtccaaatgggtattgcacaaaacaagtgataactgctcaagtcgggttttactatctctagattcaaccctttaattggggctatcaatttcttgagttcaccccaatttcttgttagccaagttttcctagacttagtctctctttctcaagtacaGACTAAGTCAAtttggcatgaatcaatgtttgcaaccattaattcttgaattcaagcaagaactaggctaaatatcactaacccaatcacaaacaagtcctaaatcaaacatccattaagtacccacactaatgttgggccacaaccctaactagaaatttagctactcatgaaaaataaagaaatacaagaagaaattaagatagaatgcataataattgattaaggaaataaaatctaatatttagaagctaatctagtacaatattactcaaaacagtaaaggaaaACGGCTCAGGTGCTCTACCCAGACAAaatttaccctaaaaatgacaaaaagttctatttatactaagctaaaaatatctgacaaaaatactcctacggaggttgtgcggccgcataattatgtgtgcggtccgtataacgagacttggcttgacaggttccagttctgcggccgcacaattctggattgtgGCCGTACTCCTTCAACTAccgcggaccgcacatttgtgagagcggccgcactcttgcttctgcggcggcacaattatagtgcggtccgcactctttgaTCTTAAGCTCTGGTTGTGTAAGACTTCTACGGACCacataaaaatgagtgcggccgcaaaaaaaTGGTGCGGTTCacatttcttcttgaacttgaaatctCATCTCTCTGACCATTGacttatgcgggccgcataatattGAGTGCGTCCGTACTTGTCATTTTGTGGCCACACAATTacggtgcggtccgcactccttcaaCTTGCCCAAAACcagctctctgaatctcctcttctgtggtcgcacaatatttgtgcggtccgcatactctaaAGAAAAGCTGACATGGCTATTTCTTTGTTTTGCAGCCGCATACAGCATTGTACGTCCGCACAGTGGGCCTTTTGTCTTGTTTTGTTCTTTgtccacttttgactcctttatgagttggttTTGACCTctttggctcgtttcccaatGTTCCTGTACGAAAGtatatttcattaattttcaggaatacctttaagcatttttgagctaaaatgcaagtaaaagaaagtaaataaatggtcaaaatccctacttatcagcaCGCATTATTAAAATcattatagtctacgcacatgcgaaatttattattatttttttggaactactactatgtTATCTAGACAGTCATgatactttacctcccggattgaaccgatatcaagcgAACAAGTTACCTTTCCTTTGACAAATTTGTTTTTGACTTCCGCAATAGGACCTTttttttgtcttaccggagggatATTGGGATCCAGTCTTAGTTTGTGCATGACCACTTCTGGCATAATACTTGTCATATCCGCATACGACCATGCAAAATAgtcaacattaaatttaagaaagtCGGTAAAGtcagacctgagctcggggttcagtcttgtccccaagtggaacttcctctccaagaacttttTGAACAGCGTGACTTGCTTAAGTTCTTACGCCGTGGATTTTGTTGCGTCCGTTTCTTCTGGTACCTGAAAATATCGTGGTACCTGGTAGGATTCCGACTCCTCCTCTGCATGTTTGACTTCACTCGGCTCGCGAGCAGGCGCTGGTTCCTGTAATTGGTATGTTGCATACTCCTtctctttgctactggaaactgagattgcgttcatctcccttgccgccggttggtctcctcttatttgtttaatttcttTGGGAGTCAGGAACTTTAGCAATTGATAATATGTTGACAGCGCAACATTTATCTCGTGCAGCCATGGTCTCTCCATGATAATATTGTAGCCCATATCACTATCTACTACCTCGAAAAGGGTCGGCTTCATCACCCCTTCGGCATTTATAggcagcaggatctctcctcgggttgtcacgcttgccaGATTGAACCCAGCGAGGAGTTTTGTGGTTGGAATGATACTTCCGGTCAGCTTGGCTAGTTCCATCCCTCTCCACTggataatattggccgaacttcctgggttcaccaaaacacatttaattttaaaatctaagacatttaaagagattaccaagGCATCGTTATACGGTAGCAGGAGTCCATCTGCGTCTTCCTCCATGAAAGTTATGCCATCCTCAGTGACTTCTCGAAGTCTCTTACTGTGGGTTACTGATACCTTCATCTTTTCTGCTGCCGAAAATGTTATATCATTAATCTCGTTCCACCAAAATATCATGTTGATCGTCAAACATAGAGGGTATTCTCCTTCTTTTGAAGGTTCTGCATTATTGCGATTGTGGCCGCAATTGTTTttggcccgatcacttaaaaaTTCTAGGAGATGGACATTTTTCAGCAATGTCACTACCTCATCGCGCAAATGCCAGCAGTCCCTAGTCCGGTGACCATTGGTcacatggtattcacaccacaaattaggatccctctaattgggatcagatctcattggttttgggaaccgtgcttctttaatgttcctcatagccgaCCCTAGCTCCACCACGCTGACGTTGAAGCTGTATTCGGAAAGCTTGGGGTAGGAGGaatctcgagaacctgatatttCCTTATCCTGCAATGACCTATTATTCCGGCTGAGATAAGATCTCTTATCGGTAGCGAATCTATCCGCTGACTGGAAACATCTGCCGCGTCCTTCGGCCATTTCATAGGGCAAAAACCGACCCCTTGAAGACCGTTGATATATGTCGAAATCATCCTTTGATTTCTCCTTATTCTTTTCCCGGTCCCGACCTTTGGTTGATGCCGGAAAACCGAGCTGATCATCTTCAATTCTTATCTTTTATTCGAACTGACTTTCTTTCAGTTTTCGGGAAGCATCAGAACTTCTTGGATTCAGCCCTTTAGTAAATGGTTCTGTTGCTTATTCGTCTGGTACGACCTGAAGCAACATCCTTTCTTTTTGGAATCTATTCATGAACTCCCGCTGTAATTcagactctccttgtgcaatcctgAATATTTTAGCCTTTTGAGCTTGTACCTTTGTGGCTCGACATGGGCCTTGATGTAAGAATCGGCGAGCATCTCGAAAGAATATATGGAGTGCTCGGGCAATAGTAaataccatgtcagggcccccTTTTTGAGGGTCTCCCC
This region of Nicotiana tomentosiformis chromosome 4, ASM39032v3, whole genome shotgun sequence genomic DNA includes:
- the LOC138909158 gene encoding uncharacterized protein, encoding MIFWWNEINDITFSAAEKMKVSVTHSKRLREVTEDGITFMEEDADGLLLPYNDALVISLNVLDFKIKCVLVNPGSSANIIQWRGMELAKLTGSIIPTTKLLAGFNLASVTTRGEILLPINAEGVMKPTLFEVVDSDMGYNIIMERPWLHEINVALSTYYQLLKFLTPKEIKQIRGDQPAAREMNAISVSSSKEKEYATYQLQEPAPAREPSEVKHAEEESESYQVPRYFQVPEETDATKSTA
- the LOC138909157 gene encoding uncharacterized protein, with the translated sequence MGVRITAKSSLGETIFALVYGEEALITVEVGEPTLRYFWVDEETNNEAMLVKLELLDKRKDLAYIRMAAQKQRMERYCNRRANLRYFIVGDLVLRKVTQNTRELNAGKLGPTWEGLYRVSSITGKGSYKLENQDGVKLPSNWNVHTSKDTIADELRLY